The nucleotide sequence GTTCTGTTACTGTTTAAAAATCACTGGGCAGACCTTCATCGTGTTTGTGATGGGTctgccgcgttcgcaaagagcagCCTTCCTaaggcttacgcgatcgcgagttctcttacgcgttcgcaaagggttgcctccctgaccttcgcgttcgtgggCCTGTGCACGCTTTCACGTAGAGGAATGATCACTTCCCAAACTAGCCCCTCATTTATACTTCGCGTTCGGGGGAAatgggtcgcgttcgcatagagcaacCCTCTagtgctccgcgttcgcgtcCCTTACCTCGCGTTCGCATTGAACAAATCCACCCTTGCCCAATTTTTCCCTTCACGATTGCGTGAAgggcttcgcgatcgtgaagcacagaAGGCCTGTGCATCAGAACAACCGTTTCTACAATTTTCCTATGTTCAAAAACCCTCTGagacctatctgaaactcacccgagccctcgaggctccaaactaaacatgcacactaCCTTAAAAATaccatacggacttgctcgtgcgatcaaatcgccaaaataacatcaacaactatgagtttagcattgatcacacccaactcttgtcctaaaaaggataagaggtcgctacaaatataatccggtctaaaagtccggagtcgaatcccaaagagaactaaggcttagctatatctTTTTAAcatcactaaaaagacaagtttgaacaattttctaaattataaagattgatatttatatttctaactaattaactagcaaatactagaaaacggtaaaattatcacctaacgagacaaagggttggagactaaattaaggaggtctagagttatgatttccccaattgtcggaatccttctagctatgttccctacaatttttccaatatattctctactgatcgtgagcactttaggtgtcgtaattctctctcgagcaactacaacaatttactagacatattctctctaACTACGTTAGTTGGCTTTAAAtaaccgctcattatgaccacgtcaaggctttgttatttctaaacctacctttaaacctgttgtattgatttctcacatacgttaggagtgacgttgttcaataatcacctaaatatgtatcctttctcaagcaacacataataaataggcacagtcaatcgatgaccattcaatcaacaacaataaacacgtagttgaacaagtagagaaatccaacagctcaattatataaaaacataacaagaatttatcctacaaaaggttctatcaaaaccctagataacaatttagctattcataatagtatgtaaaactacaatatgAAAAatcataatcaacaatgaaaaataggaagaggaaggaaaaactcgttgaagaattccccgccttgctcctattgtgttcttgactccttaggtcgaatcctcggtattcttagcctccttaggtctaatttTTATGTCAAAAGTGTGTCCCACCTCTTAAAATTAgagtttttccatgtatatataccaagtagggtcaggcccaaataattataccttctcTTACGCGAAAAAGGACAATATTTCACGTCTGGACTACCGCGGCCGTGGTCAAACACGGTCAACCGCGGTATATGGCAGGTATACCGCCTCAGCCCTCCTCAGCTCCGCGGTCGCGGTTTCGACCGCGCTCTCCACCCTGTTCTGTTTAGAATTTGAAAatacgtaaaacatgaaagttgtagccctttgagttagctttccaaccatatattttggagcccaaatggagttgTACTCGAGTCTTCGTTTTGTTgctttatcatccgttgatccccgaatacgatcccggcttaattccttgagcttttactcagacttcaaaactccaaatcacttgaattcattccataacatctatatagctcggaatcactcctacaaggcataaaacacactgttagtgcaaaacactagcgattaaagcgcaaactcaactaaagtgcagtaaattagagtgtaataatcgactaaaatacgcaattatagcctatcatcaacaccccacacttaaactattgctcgtcctcgagcaatcaaactacattttatatagacacgacctttttaaacaattttcctaactcatcacaccaagaatatttaaaatagactaagcacaaaagcgtaacatcttcacctcaagatttgactcacaagtaccacacattattcacaactcacctacttactctaacatagaggtcactgacattacctttccttcatgaatcaagttccctcacacaacaaaagagagtagttctaCACAATaaattaagaacacttaggaactcaagatagaaagaattcactcgctctcagaaataatattcatatgccacaaaagatgcaccataagcttgcccgtagtgtattacTCCACTAATAAAGCTCATTCAAtctaagatcaattaggactttatttggttataATATAGGTTACGGGACGGGAAGGATACATTTatatataagagtgactacacttccctaagcactttaatacatatactttaacattcaaacacaatacttatgtcaaaccaaaactccaccttcacatcaatgtatattaccccattctTTTTTAAGCGCACTTACATCAAGAGCCACCACTTATCAAGGCATTTTTTTTCCACAACAATCCAActacttttttttaattcaagtggctcttactttttcaaaacagtgcaccattctccttatttattttgttccactcaaaagccaaaccaacgaccccacactttaacctttacaaagttcattaacaattcaagtgctcatgagaggttacaatggttcaaatagatggttaatttgaacaaatgggtaaggcttgtaatgtggttgccaaagaaacaagattacaggctcaaaggggttaactacgatacataacaattaggcggataaaatatacatatcttgctcaacaaagaaacgcatatatcacttccaagactgaaacaaactactattttgctttgcaaacacacggggcaagttctaggcatcaaatgcaatgcacagaatgacacaaaaccttgcacacacatggcacataactcacttaggattggATTCatagacactctagtcaaagcagttaagcaaagttaagatcatacaatttaaggtacttatacaagagtcaaaaactgagcctaagcgtcacaaccaaagtattCACTATTtccaaggcataacaaagtcaagagatatttcttcaattcaaagcacaacacaatggctcctactccaaaaaaaaaaataactacacctggttcaaacaaaacccttggaaaagaaccgtggtttaaagaaaaacaaggggtaattgctacactacctaacaaaaaaaaaattctttagacttaaatccctcaacaaaattatctaatagatccatcgtcgggaaaaatccaatcttttctatttaaaaaaaaatattcaattaaactaacacaactaaaatagcatagaaagtcacccagacaatctcctcatcccacacttaaaattgtgcattgttcccaatgcacaccataactaataaaagGATAAAAGGGATTCTCTgctaggccaaaggccgaagcactaacaactcatggggtactcagacttctcccaagcttggtccttcgtgcgggtacctcacacttagttccaaccatttggTTGTTGTTGCATCTTTCGAAtacctttgctttccatgctcctagaaaataaaaaattgacaataaaaaattgacactacaaaaataattcaattaaaaaaaataaaagaaagcaataaagttggattgcctcccaataagcgcttgatttaatgttgcggcacgacgcgaatcactttttgcctccaccttgaGCTTATAAATTGAACCCCCAATTTGGCATCAAGTTTTCGGCTATGATCTAGGGGTGGAGGAACAAATCTAATTGGCCCAAGCAACCATTGTACTATTCTATACTTCTTGGCTTTAAGATGAGGTATGTAGTTCTGTCTTTCTGGCAAGAAATATTCCAGACtgtaggcaccttgttcctcattcctcgACTCCTCAATcggctcggatgactctatttccatatcatcatccaagcccaatgtggaaaaatgtttggagtgaggaccaatgcgctcaaacacatgaacttcaggactttcagcatcctcaacatcaatgatactagagtcaacaaaatttgtatcctcaatgtccTTGGCTGACTCTAGTCCCACTTCTTCAATATTGATATCCTCAAATTGTAGTTGGCTAGGTTGTTGATGTTCTACTCTAGCCTCTCTAATTAACACCTCaaattcatgctcttcttggctactatccccaatattggcttgttgagcattaacagctccaaccacttgactcaattgagcctccaagttgcgaatagttgcctcttgcctctctatctacagttgtttctcattattttgttccagaaggcactttaacatatccttgatctcCTTCAGGTCTGCATCCCCAGGCTCTTTGTTCCTGCTAACTTCACAATAAAAGGTATAAccatcataataaggggttggaggaagataagaaatataagctcaaccataaaagtgaccatttttaccaccacacacatcacacacattccacaaataagattgagttggtgcacataactcgctcttaggaacgttttgaaaattttgccatgggtggtttccttcacaatataTATGGAGATTAATAGTAGAATTATCTACACCTAAAttcccataattccaagatgtcatgtttctcaaatcaatagctataaaaaaaatacaaaaacaaaataaaagttcaaactcgaaacctagcaatatatacAGTTACAACTATACCGTTAGTTCCCAGGAAacagcgccaaaatttgatcacgcccaactctagtcctaaaaaggataagcggtcgctgcaaatataatccggtctaaaagtccagagtcgaatcccacagagaactaagacttagctatatctgtttaacatcactaaaaagacaagtttgaacaattttctaaattataaatattgatatttatatttctaactaattaactagcaaatactagaaacggtaaaattatcaactaacgagacaaagggttggagactaaattaaggaggtctagagttatgatttccccaattgtcggaatccttctagctatgttccctacaatttttccaatatattctctactgatcgtgggcactttaggtgtcgtaattctctctcgagcaactacaacaatttactagacatattatCTCAAACTACGCTAGTTAGCTTTATCTAACTgctcattatgaccacgtcaaggctttgttatttctaaacctacctttaaacctgctgtattgatttctcacatacgttaggagtgacgttgttcaacaatcacctaaatatgtatcctttctcaaacaacacataataaataggcacaatcaatcgatggtcattcaatcaacaacaataaaaacgtagttgaacaaatagataaatccaacggctcaattatataaaaacataacaagaatttatcctacaaaagattctatcaaaaccctagataacaatttagctattcataatagtatgtaaaattacaatactaaaaatcataaccaacaataaaaaataggaagaggaaggaaaaactcgttgaagaattccccgccttgctcctattgtgttcttgactccttaggtcgaattcttggtctccttagcctccttaggtctaatttTTATGTCAAAAGTGTGTCCCACCTCTTAaaaataccgtttttccatgtatatataccaagtagggtcgggcccaaacaattataccttctcctacgcaaAAAAGGACAATATTTAACGTTTGGACTGCCGCGGCCGTGGTCAAACGCGGTATATGGCAGGTATACTGCCTCAGCCCGCCTCAGCTCCGCGGTCGTAGTTTCGACCGCGCTTTTCACCCTGTTCCATTTAGAATTTGGAAacacgtaaaacatgaaagttgtatccctttgagttagctttccaaccatatattgtggagcccaaatggagttctgagcaaaacgttatgtgtattttactagacagtacgcaatatgcctactcgagtcTTCGTTTTGTTgctttatcatccgttgatccccgaatacgatcccggcttaattccttgggcttttactcagacttcaaagctccaaatcacttgaattcattccataacatctatatagctcggaatcactcctacaaggcataaaacacaccgttagtgcaaaacactagcgattaaagcgcaaactcaactaaagtgcagtaaattagagtgtaataatcgactaaaatacgcaattatagtcTATCATCACTGAGCGAGgcatgaaatcacttaagaacttcaaattttccaattttctcaaatacggtccgattcaaatcatttcaagtccgtttcttaccaaatttcaaaaactcatcttaaatcacatataagacctgtacctgactccgaaaccaaaatacgggcccgataccatcaagttttaaacatatttcattttcaaaaactcataaatgttccagaaaataattttctttaaaaattcatttctcgggcttgagacctcggaattcgattccgggcatactcccaagttccatgttttcctatggacccttcgggaccgtcaaattaagggtccgagttcgtttacccaaaatgttgaccgaagtcaacttaaatttattttaaagtcaaaattcatcatttttcacagatttttacataatggctttccggctacgcgcccggactatgcacgcaaatcgaggtaatactgaaagaggtttttaagacctcagaatgcagaatttatttttaaaacaattgaTGACCTTTTAAGTCATCATAGTAAGCATGTCGTTTGACACAACCTCGGGTGGCATCTCCTGGCTCTTGTTCGTGGAATTCGTCTTTTTTGTTACAACCGCTCTTGCCAGCAGCATCATGGATGACGTTGGCTTGGGTGTTAGCAGCATTAATTTCTTCGTTGTTCGCCATTCTCTTAGTTGCaacctttgctctgataccacgttgtcacgtccttagtcatTAACTAAGTATACGTGTGGTACTTGACAACTCACttacgatcttgcacaacttgctcatgTTCTTGATATGCCAAGTCGGCCTTACTAGACTCAAGATCGATAAGAGAATGGTAGAAAGGACGCAAGAGAATTGTTAAGGGAAGTTTTGtgttagagagaacttgaattgtttccTTGGTGAATTACAAATAAATAGCCCtttttatatactagtctcctaggagctagtgtgtaaatattaattgttacacaagtccttaatatttacaagataagggctttctctagaattcttTACAAACCTAGAAAATTCTAAgaactttcctagcaaatccataaggatctaggttcttcctaaggaaatgttCATACTTCTcaagaatcttctcacaaatactAGCCTTCctcttatgtaagcttccacgtggcattaatatatgccaaatgacgCCTATATGGCATGATGACGTTGCGGGTCATCACAATTAAGTGTCTAAGACAATTGTCATTTTATCGAAAAGCTCTTCACACCGagaaaaatagtaatttaaattatttttctaaattgtaggaatagtcatttaattatttttttaatatttgaaaataatcacttaattattttcctaaaacttAGGTGTTATAAAAGTTTACATTTAGTAgtccttattttccttttcttggtTTAGGAGTCCTTagtcttctcttttcttttcttttttttatagttTTAGGAGTACTTTTCAAGGTCTATGAttacttattttaaataataaaatagtttttcaattatttttcttattcttaaaattttaatatcAACTAATTTTTTGTTCAATCATACTTGAGAGTAGGAACAAATATCTAGCATTCACAAACTTAGTAATCTCAATCAATTCcaactttttaaaaattcaagCATCAAGCTTaactaataaaatattaaattttaatagtgtaaaagaaaaataagtgttGGTAAGATTCAATAACTCTAATAGGTGTACTAATATAAAAATTTAAAGGTAATATGTCATTCCGAATTTTTTATTATACTGAACATAGAATTCTTATtggataaaaattataattataattaaatatttaaaacttggGATTAGCTAATATTGAGatttgaatgaacaaaaaaaattattctctTAACATTAAGAACAAATAATTAAGTCCTAATGAATCAAAAAAGTCTGTGATTTAACTAAATTGTAGAAAATTCAAGTCATTCTTTTCGAAATTCATCATATAAATTAGTCACGGGTAATTGTTAAAAATGCAAACTGTTTTTGAtcgaaatttttttttatttaaaccaGCTTTTCAATTTACATCACCTGTACTTTGGTCTCTAGTATCAGGTCTCAGACTAAAACCAATAAACAAAAAAACCTATACAACCAAGGCTGCTTACTAAGATCCCATAACACTCATGGGTTTTTTTCCTATCCTATTTGCTATGAATTACAACTAGGATAACTATTTAGTGTACTCAATATTGGTGTCCATTTACATTTCTTCTGTCCTGTTATGTGCACCTGCATGTCAATGGCTTTTGCTCTATCTTTGACCTCTCTGCTCTGGTTTTGAAATCTTCTTTCATTTCACTCCATCCAGATGTGATATACTACTGTTGCAAACACCACTCCTAGCAAAGTTTTCCTTGGATTTCTACTGTTTACATTGGTAGTTAACCATTGCACCTTCGCTTCCCAGTTTTCAACTTTTCTCTAGTGTCTTAACCATTCTAGCATTCCTGTCCATAAGCTCTGTGACTATGGACACTCTAAATACAAGTGATCATGTGTCTCTTCTATGTCACCTCCACACAGTACACAAGATTGAATTTCCCATTTTGCTAATCTGTCAACTGTGACCAGCTTTTTTTGAATTGCCATCCATAAAATGAATTACTGCTTAGGTAGTATTCCAGTCAACATGACTAATGCTTTCCAGTGGACTTTGGGATAAATTGGGGTGCATGAAGATAATATTTCTGAATGTTGAATCTCCCATTCTGAACAAAGGATTCAATTGTTGGTATGTCATTAGCCCACCATTCTCTTGCTGTAAATAGTTTCCTTACTAGCCAACTAGCCTGCTTTGGGACCTCCATTGTATTGATGTCATTCTGCTTTATGTAATGGCAATGTATCCATCTAATCCAAAGCTTGTATTTCTTAGCCATTATAGCCCAGAGGAGTTTAGTCAAAGAAGCTTTGTACGATCTCTCGTAGTTGATAATGTTTAGACCCCCGGCAGCTTTTGGTTTACATAATGTTTCCCATGTTATAGGAGCTCTATGAGTATTCTCATGACTACCGGTCTACAAATAGTTCCTGTATATACCATTGACAAGTTTAATAACTTTCTTTGGAATGAGGAATACTTGAGCCCAGTAGGTCTGCATTTCAAACAGGACACTCTTAATGAGTTGTAGTCTTCCAGCATAGGACAAGAACTTTGATGTCCAACTTCTTATCCTTTCCACAATCTTCTCAACTAATGGCATGTACTGGTGAATAGTAATTTTCTTTAATGACAAAGTGACTCCCAAGTATTTGAATGGGATGCTGCCTGCTGATAGTTGAAGTTCTGCTAACATTCTGTCTTTGAATTCCATAGGCACCCTGTTATATATAATGATCTCTTTTCCAAGTTTACTTGTAGACCTGAGACCTTGGAGAAGTGATCAAAAACTCCCATCATTAACTTCATTGATACCTCATCTGCTCTACAACACATCAGTAAGTCATCTGCAAAGCAGATGTGTATGACTTGCAGTCTAGAACATTTAGGATGAAAGTTAAAGTCTGGGTTCAGGGTCAGTGTTTTCAAAGATCTGTTTAGGTACTCCATTGCTAGTACAAACAAGTATGGGGACATAGGGTCCCCTGACTTAGCCCTTTTCTTGATACAAATTTATCAGTTAGTCCACCATTCAGTAGTAGAGTATAGCTGACTGTAGATACACATTCCATGATTAGTGCTACCATTTTGTATGGTATCCCAAACTCTAGCCGTACTGCTTTCAAAAAACTCCATTCAACCGAATCATATGCTTTCCTGATGTCTACTTTGATCATACATCTAGGAGAGACTGCTTTTTGAGAGTACCCTTTAATCAATTCATGAGCCATTATGATATTGTCAAGAATATTTCTCTCTTCTTTGAAGGCAGACTGAGAAGGTCCAACAAATAGATCCATAATTAGTTTAAGCCTATTTGTCAGTATCTTAGCAATAATCTTGTACATTGTTGAGCAACAAGCAATAGGCCTAAATTCCTTCACATAGCTAGGATTTTCACCTTTAGAATCAATGTAACAGTTGTGCAGTTAATTTCTTTCAATAGTCTACCTGTTTGAAAGAATTGTTATACTGCTTCTATTACCTCCTTTCCAATGATTGGCCAGTATTCCTTAAAGAACTTAGAAGGATATTCATCCATACCTGGTGCCTTGTCATTAAATAGTAAGATGAAGCATTAGAGACAAAATATATTATGTGAGttgtcattaattattttttttttcttttttgtattcgTTTAAACAAATGACAACTTcctatattaaattatttatatacGAAGTTACTTATTGTAAAATATTAACTTAATGTGGGTATTTTAAAACTTAGCATTTGATAACGTGATTTACATGTTTTTCTTGTACATATATTTTATTGATTGATTCTAAGTATTGACCCTAagcacacgtgcaacgcacgtacactgaaactagtatatataaaaattatataaattttatacatattttcagctattatttttacagtgGCTATACATCATTAATATATTATACTTTGCTTTAACTGGGTTAAAAAGGGGTTAGGGTTAATTCTCTACCCATAATACATGTTGGGAAAACATTGATGGAAAATGCATGTTGTCCATCACCCCCAATCCACGAGGTTCCGTCTGTATTGACTGTTTGATCCGTAAGCTGGATTAGTTGAGCTTCTGCCCATGTGCTCCACTCTTTTTGGTCATTTGTTtctggggcatttgcatctatacccgctttttgggtcacgttttaacttgtgcccgctttgcaaaaaaattttGCAAGCATACCTACTTTTTtgaataacttcagcatacggggctgaaatagttaaggcaatcacgcaaaacttcagcattctaatagacgggcctgaagtagcaagtgtacTGAACCAAGTGtgatgaagtttttgtttgtaattgctgaacttaagcatagtagctgaagttttgttctctatttgctgaagtttttgttcatAATTGCTATAAATAAGCTGAAAtatttttgtcctggattcattagttttgtcattaaactttttcaaaaacttcagcagaagatgctgaagttatttagttcatttataaatacttcagcactaaataagctgaattttttttgtcctggataagttttttcaaaaacttcagcagaagatgctgaagttatttagttcatttgtaaaaactttagcactaaataagct is from Nicotiana tabacum cultivar K326 chromosome 18, ASM71507v2, whole genome shotgun sequence and encodes:
- the LOC142172493 gene encoding uncharacterized protein LOC142172493, giving the protein MRLIDKWKEMGVSSNRRLEYLEGKIIKRIEDCLNAEGSEGGHLARAYLLLGLRELGNLYDGVRKLESGEGENPSYVKEFRPIACCSTMYKIIAKILTNRLKLIMDLFVGPSQSAFKEERNILDNIIMAHELIKGYSQKAVSPRCMIKVDIRKAYDSVEWSFLKAVRLEFGIPYKMVALIMECVSTVSYTLLLNGGLTDKFVSRKGLSQGTLCPHTYDLLMCCRADEVSMKLMMGVFDHFSKVSGLQTGSHENTHRAPITWETLCKPKAAGGLNIINYERSYKASLTKLLWAIMAKKYKLWIRWIHCHYIKQNDINTMEVPKQASWLVRKLFTAREWWANDIPTIESFVQNGRFNIQKYYLHAPQFIPKSTGKH